The following coding sequences are from one Paenibacillus tundrae window:
- a CDS encoding helicase-associated domain-containing protein, with protein MRNHNTQQVQWSTELLSSAEQIVLSTLFRQHAAAFFSPKFSSAVWVTEGLSGAEARMALIGLRQKGWIKTTRKTWGEHLYYIPNVLLPQLTEVFAIKVGAGNTHDGSVGEQHVERSEMITKGHIQVLYEAEVDIAAELLHLMAWIIHEGLPLTSKGTIHKKSIRQLCNITALNESHFQALHIRYDDPEVYPVHIAIVLDLLLHLGLLEKSDKHVFISNEQLQAWINRSWSSMYCEIYNICAKRYGMSEPYAQHFRSRLLILAPAMNEWFPIRPLLPWSDELQVEEQDLLRCENSNPKSLSSLHVVQSWLRALVGLGFGEVGHDATGEAVYRWLVPPTDLCCSVHPLHDKRLEEEKSGLFIQPDFEILLPPEAPPHVRWRLALCAELVTRDRMSIYRLTKESVMKAVRIGFPLDQIVLFLNNHAMTGIPEHVHLALQQWGQVPEEHLAKPINSSDSTLEVAHQGDESAVNLNVRSQGIIHTADKTYEEEDEPYVITERDNLWPGYKDIPEMWHREWRKYHLSTARQIASKAIEWQTKLELKRNEDIVYIIPDRIEGHGDWTLSGWVTFSRGENVFERQVLSPRDWGNIRLIVPEHE; from the coding sequence ATGCGGAATCATAACACACAACAAGTGCAATGGAGTACAGAGCTCCTATCATCCGCGGAGCAAATTGTACTAAGTACTCTTTTTCGGCAGCATGCTGCAGCCTTTTTCTCTCCGAAGTTTTCTTCCGCAGTGTGGGTAACAGAAGGATTGAGTGGTGCCGAAGCCAGAATGGCTCTAATCGGTCTTAGGCAGAAGGGTTGGATCAAAACGACTCGCAAAACCTGGGGGGAGCATCTGTACTATATTCCTAATGTCCTGCTTCCCCAATTGACTGAAGTTTTTGCCATTAAAGTTGGTGCTGGAAATACACATGATGGGTCAGTAGGTGAACAGCATGTTGAGCGATCTGAAATGATAACAAAGGGTCACATACAGGTGCTTTATGAGGCCGAAGTGGATATTGCTGCTGAACTTCTTCATCTTATGGCATGGATCATACATGAGGGCTTGCCATTAACCAGTAAAGGTACAATACATAAAAAATCGATTCGACAATTATGTAACATAACTGCGTTAAACGAAAGTCATTTTCAAGCATTGCATATTCGTTATGATGATCCAGAGGTATATCCTGTTCATATCGCCATCGTACTGGATTTGCTTTTGCATTTAGGTTTGCTTGAAAAGAGTGATAAACACGTGTTCATATCCAATGAACAGTTGCAAGCCTGGATTAATCGATCTTGGTCATCTATGTATTGTGAAATTTATAACATTTGCGCAAAACGTTACGGAATGTCCGAACCATATGCTCAGCATTTTCGATCTCGATTGCTCATACTTGCACCCGCAATGAATGAGTGGTTTCCTATAAGACCTTTGCTTCCGTGGAGTGACGAGCTACAGGTCGAAGAACAAGATCTATTGAGATGCGAGAATTCCAATCCAAAGAGTTTATCGTCTCTCCATGTTGTTCAAAGCTGGTTACGAGCTCTTGTAGGCTTGGGGTTCGGCGAAGTAGGTCATGATGCGACAGGTGAAGCGGTTTATCGTTGGTTAGTTCCGCCGACCGATTTATGCTGCTCGGTTCATCCGCTACATGATAAAAGATTAGAAGAAGAGAAATCGGGACTGTTTATACAGCCTGATTTTGAGATTTTGCTTCCCCCCGAAGCACCTCCGCATGTCCGCTGGAGACTTGCGCTATGTGCTGAGCTTGTGACTCGTGATCGAATGAGTATTTACCGGCTTACAAAGGAATCGGTAATGAAAGCGGTAAGGATTGGCTTTCCGCTGGATCAGATCGTTCTTTTCTTGAATAATCATGCCATGACTGGCATTCCAGAACATGTGCACTTGGCGCTGCAGCAATGGGGACAAGTGCCGGAAGAACATTTAGCTAAACCGATTAACTCAAGTGACTCCACTTTAGAAGTGGCACACCAGGGTGATGAATCAGCCGTCAATCTAAATGTACGAAGTCAGGGAATTATACACACAGCAGATAAAACTTACGAGGAAGAAGATGAACCATATGTGATCACAGAACGAGATAACCTATGGCCTGGCTATAAGGATATTCCGGAAATGTGGCACAGAGAATGGAGGAAGTACCACCTATCAACCGCTCGGCAAATTGCCTCCAAGGCGATTGAATGGCAGACAAAGCTAGAGCTGAAACGAAATGAAGATATAGTCTATATCATACCGGATCGGATTGAGGGTCACGGTGACTGGACATTATCGGGTTGGGTGACTTTCAGTAGGGGAGAGAATGTCTTTGAGCGACAGGTGCTCTCTCCAAGAGACTGGGGTAACATACGGTTAATTGTTCCTGAGCATGAATGA
- a CDS encoding DNA repair helicase XPB codes for MEISGACIVQRDFTLLLEVGHPQFEQARSQIGMYAELIKTPAGFHTYRMTSLSLWNAAAIGWNADRIIHSLESISRWTVPSALIQDIRRIVEQYGRLKLHWDQDQENMRLVGDHEQLLNELSMMKTVAAFRMERAAPEEFIVRGEQRGLLKQELTRLGYPVLDYAGYRQGTQLHFGWKKTDDDDAFELRPYQQRAIEAFEGSEGMGGSGLLVLPCGAGKTVIGMGVLERLQCECLILTSNTTSVRQWIEELQRKTTITGELIGEYSGQKKQVRPITVATYQILTHRKSKDADFTHIKLLSERKWGLIIYDEVHLLPAPVFRATADIQATRRLGLTATLVREDGCEQDVFSLIGPKLYDMPWKELEQQGWIADVKCQEIRIPLPPELKLTYLEAEGKHKFRLAAENPAKLDVIRRLLDHHQGLPALVIGQYLDQLETIAREIEAPLVSGAMSQQERVKWFAAFRRGEIQTIVVSKVANFAVDLPDAAVALEISGSYGSRQEEAQRLGRILRPKPGDNKAYFYALVSEDSKEQEFALRRQMFLVEQGYEYAIVRERSALTNAES; via the coding sequence ATGGAAATTTCAGGTGCCTGTATTGTCCAACGGGATTTTACCCTATTACTTGAGGTAGGTCATCCCCAATTTGAACAAGCTAGATCACAGATCGGCATGTATGCTGAACTCATTAAAACCCCGGCTGGCTTCCATACGTATCGGATGACTTCCTTATCCCTGTGGAATGCTGCGGCCATTGGTTGGAATGCGGATCGCATTATCCATAGCTTGGAGTCTATTTCACGTTGGACTGTGCCTTCAGCGCTGATACAAGATATTCGGAGAATAGTTGAGCAGTATGGCAGGCTGAAGCTGCACTGGGATCAAGATCAGGAGAATATGCGTCTAGTTGGAGACCATGAGCAGCTGTTGAATGAATTATCCATGATGAAAACAGTTGCGGCCTTTCGAATGGAACGTGCTGCACCTGAGGAATTCATCGTGCGAGGAGAACAGCGTGGGTTGTTGAAGCAGGAACTCACTCGCCTAGGCTATCCGGTTCTTGATTATGCAGGCTATCGTCAAGGAACACAGCTTCATTTTGGCTGGAAGAAGACAGACGACGATGATGCGTTTGAGCTGCGTCCCTATCAGCAAAGAGCGATAGAAGCATTCGAGGGTAGCGAAGGGATGGGTGGAAGTGGGTTGCTGGTATTACCTTGCGGGGCAGGCAAAACGGTTATTGGTATGGGGGTATTAGAACGACTTCAATGTGAATGTCTTATTTTGACCTCGAACACAACATCGGTACGACAATGGATCGAAGAATTACAGCGCAAGACAACGATTACTGGAGAACTCATCGGCGAATACTCAGGTCAGAAAAAGCAGGTGAGGCCAATCACTGTGGCAACGTATCAGATTCTAACTCATCGAAAGTCCAAGGACGCTGATTTTACCCATATCAAACTGCTTAGTGAACGGAAATGGGGATTGATCATCTATGACGAGGTTCATCTGCTTCCAGCACCTGTATTCCGAGCGACAGCGGATATTCAAGCTACTCGAAGATTGGGATTGACGGCAACATTGGTTCGAGAAGATGGCTGTGAGCAAGATGTTTTTTCGCTGATTGGCCCTAAATTGTACGACATGCCTTGGAAGGAGCTAGAGCAGCAGGGCTGGATTGCAGATGTGAAATGTCAGGAAATACGGATTCCGTTACCTCCTGAACTCAAATTGACCTATCTGGAGGCAGAAGGGAAGCACAAGTTTCGCCTAGCTGCTGAGAATCCGGCTAAATTAGATGTGATTAGAAGGCTTTTAGATCATCATCAAGGTCTTCCGGCACTCGTCATTGGGCAGTATTTAGATCAACTGGAGACCATTGCCCGGGAAATTGAGGCTCCTCTCGTATCTGGTGCAATGTCACAACAAGAACGAGTGAAATGGTTTGCTGCATTCCGGCGCGGCGAGATTCAAACGATTGTTGTCTCTAAGGTAGCGAACTTCGCTGTTGACCTGCCTGATGCTGCTGTTGCCTTGGAAATATCGGGTAGTTACGGTTCAAGGCAAGAAGAAGCACAGCGTTTGGGACGAATTCTAAGACCTAAGCCAGGAGATAATAAAGCATATTTTTATGCGCTTGTATCCGAGGACAGCAAGGAACAAGAGTTTGCATTGCGGCGGCAGATGTTTTTGGTGGAGCAGGGTTATGAATATGCGATTGTTCGTGAAAGGAGTGCACTAACCAATGCGGAATCATAA
- a CDS encoding amidohydrolase produces the protein MTNNIWWDDLQIHMVEWRRHLHRNPEVSFHEEKTSSFVADMLESFGVEVKRHVGGHGVIGTIRGDQPGPVVMLRADMDALPIQDEKDIEYASRKDGAMHACGHDGHVSILLGTALYFSRNKAAIKGEIRFLFQPAEELLPGGAVHVIADGGLDGVDVIYGIHLWTPLPVGVAASTAGSMMAAADDFYIEITGKGGHGGMPQSTVDSLVAGSALVMQLQTVVSRSVDPLRPAVLTIGTMQAGAAQNVIAESCKMSGTVRTFDEETRSGMKERIHTMVAQTGAAYGAKTDIKYIMGYPPVVNDERETERFFQEAVHVFGSQNVQASPMIMPAEDFAYYLQQIPGCFMFVGAGNPDKGAIYPHHHPKFDFDEDAMQHAVKLFIAMATGYTAEL, from the coding sequence ATGACAAATAATATATGGTGGGATGATCTGCAAATCCATATGGTGGAGTGGCGCCGTCATCTTCATCGCAATCCTGAAGTTTCCTTTCATGAGGAGAAGACCTCATCTTTTGTAGCAGATATGCTGGAGAGCTTTGGCGTGGAAGTGAAGCGTCATGTGGGGGGGCATGGAGTTATCGGTACGATCCGCGGAGATCAGCCAGGTCCTGTAGTCATGCTTCGAGCTGATATGGACGCTTTGCCTATCCAAGACGAGAAGGATATAGAATATGCTTCTAGAAAAGATGGAGCCATGCACGCATGTGGTCATGATGGACACGTTTCGATTCTGCTAGGAACAGCATTGTATTTCAGTCGTAATAAGGCTGCAATTAAAGGAGAGATTCGTTTTCTGTTCCAACCAGCAGAAGAGCTATTGCCTGGCGGAGCAGTTCACGTCATTGCCGACGGTGGGCTTGATGGCGTAGATGTCATCTATGGAATTCATCTGTGGACACCTCTACCTGTAGGTGTTGCCGCGAGTACGGCGGGATCAATGATGGCCGCGGCGGATGATTTCTATATTGAGATCACAGGCAAAGGTGGTCATGGGGGGATGCCGCAGTCGACTGTAGACAGCTTGGTGGCAGGATCAGCACTGGTGATGCAATTACAGACGGTAGTTAGTCGTTCCGTCGATCCATTGCGACCGGCGGTGCTGACAATTGGTACAATGCAAGCTGGAGCTGCACAGAACGTTATTGCGGAATCCTGTAAAATGAGTGGCACGGTCAGAACGTTTGATGAAGAGACCCGATCGGGGATGAAAGAACGCATTCACACCATGGTGGCTCAGACGGGTGCAGCCTATGGAGCTAAGACGGATATCAAATATATCATGGGTTACCCGCCAGTTGTTAATGATGAGCGGGAAACAGAACGGTTCTTCCAAGAAGCGGTGCATGTATTTGGCTCACAAAATGTACAAGCTTCACCAATGATCATGCCTGCAGAGGATTTTGCTTATTATTTACAGCAGATTCCTGGCTGCTTTATGTTTGTTGGTGCAGGCAATCCAGATAAAGGCGCAATCTATCCGCACCATCATCCGAAGTTTGACTTTGATGAAGATGCGATGCAGCATGCAGTTAAGCTGTTTATTGCGATGGCGACAGGTTATACGGCTGAATTATAG
- a CDS encoding YugN family protein yields MIFENTGLDGLKSDLAYLDESAEKVGFVRWQWEYYRATYDYKIEDELTKSEYFVRINTRVVDGKLEKPDSVLSVEAVYLGKATFPHGLDYDTTVPQPVVKLAAQKLQQLKELLEA; encoded by the coding sequence ATGATATTTGAGAATACAGGCTTAGACGGCTTGAAAAGCGACTTGGCATACCTGGATGAGAGCGCCGAGAAAGTCGGATTTGTCCGGTGGCAATGGGAGTATTACCGTGCTACATATGACTACAAAATTGAAGATGAACTTACTAAATCGGAATACTTTGTACGTATTAATACCCGTGTTGTGGATGGCAAGCTTGAGAAACCAGATTCTGTTCTTTCTGTAGAAGCAGTCTATCTTGGAAAAGCGACTTTCCCGCATGGTCTGGATTATGACACTACCGTTCCACAGCCAGTCGTGAAGCTGGCCGCTCAAAAATTACAGCAGCTCAAAGAACTGCTGGAAGCTTAG
- the ftsW gene encoding putative lipid II flippase FtsW, translating to MKQQTAQTKTKRGTPDFQLLILTLLLVGFGLVMVFSSSSSIAIASERFNNDPLFFTKKQLMWALIGVVGMFFAMNIRFNKYKKLYAPFFLFTTVMLLLVLITGKVLNGARSWIHIFGFSVQPAEFAKIAIILYLAALITKKGERFRDLKTGYFPVLIIVGFVAGLIMLQPDFGTCFILVSTCGLVIYAGGASMKHIMGSILLVVLGGALAFGANALFSSMSSPDDATSTVTEAKTNYKIGRIQAFLNPLSDPTDGSLNLYRSLVAIGDGGITGSGVGQGTIKLHYLPNAYNDFIFSVIGEELGFLGSTLFLLVYLYFIWRGIIVSLRCPDPFGTLVGIGIMGLIAIQAFINIGGVTQTIPVTGVTLPFISYGGTSLFVMMVAMGIVLSISRTNNLDVIKEERTKSVTVQTRTSPALRSREAIRRIR from the coding sequence ATGAAACAACAAACAGCCCAAACGAAAACGAAGAGAGGCACGCCGGATTTCCAACTGCTAATCCTCACTTTATTGTTGGTGGGCTTTGGACTGGTAATGGTATTCAGCTCCAGTTCCAGTATTGCAATTGCAAGCGAACGCTTCAACAATGATCCCCTGTTCTTCACGAAAAAACAACTTATGTGGGCGCTCATTGGTGTAGTTGGTATGTTCTTTGCTATGAATATTCGTTTTAATAAGTACAAGAAGCTGTATGCGCCTTTTTTTCTCTTCACGACCGTCATGCTACTGCTTGTTCTCATTACGGGTAAGGTGCTCAACGGTGCTCGAAGCTGGATTCATATTTTTGGTTTTAGTGTTCAACCAGCCGAATTCGCCAAAATCGCCATTATTTTGTATCTCGCTGCGCTAATCACCAAGAAAGGCGAACGCTTTAGAGATCTTAAAACTGGTTATTTTCCTGTTCTTATCATTGTAGGTTTCGTTGCCGGACTCATTATGCTGCAGCCTGACTTCGGTACGTGCTTCATTCTCGTCTCCACGTGTGGTTTGGTGATCTACGCAGGCGGTGCAAGCATGAAGCATATTATGGGTTCAATTCTGCTCGTTGTCTTAGGAGGGGCGCTGGCTTTTGGAGCCAACGCCTTGTTCTCCTCTATGTCTTCGCCAGATGATGCGACAAGTACGGTAACAGAAGCCAAGACGAACTATAAGATCGGACGGATTCAGGCATTCCTTAACCCGCTCTCTGACCCTACCGATGGAAGCCTTAACCTCTATCGCTCCCTTGTAGCGATTGGAGATGGCGGAATTACGGGTTCAGGAGTTGGACAAGGTACAATTAAATTACATTACCTGCCCAATGCATATAACGATTTTATCTTCTCCGTTATTGGTGAAGAGCTTGGATTCTTAGGAAGTACCTTGTTCCTACTTGTCTATCTCTACTTTATCTGGCGAGGCATCATTGTGTCTCTTCGTTGTCCCGATCCATTTGGTACATTGGTCGGCATTGGAATTATGGGACTCATCGCCATCCAAGCCTTTATTAACATTGGCGGTGTTACTCAGACCATACCTGTAACAGGGGTCACGCTTCCGTTCATCAGTTATGGAGGTACGTCACTTTTCGTTATGATGGTCGCCATGGGCATCGTGCTCAGTATTTCACGCACCAATAATCTGGACGTCATCAAGGAAGAGAGAACAAAGTCCGTAACCGTACAGACTCGAACCTCTCCTGCCCTTCGTTCAAGAGAAGCGATCCGTCGTATTCGATAA
- a CDS encoding Asp23/Gls24 family envelope stress response protein, which produces MAEQLQLDGGNIRIADDVVAKIAGMAALETPGIAAMSGGLSEGWAKRLSGKNVQKGVGVEVGQLETAIDLRIIVLYETPIHEVSRMLQQNVREAVETMTGLRVVEVNVKVEGVSFKGDDV; this is translated from the coding sequence ATGGCAGAACAACTTCAACTAGATGGCGGTAACATCCGGATTGCTGACGACGTGGTGGCGAAAATTGCCGGAATGGCTGCGCTTGAGACACCGGGGATTGCCGCAATGTCTGGAGGATTGTCAGAGGGCTGGGCCAAACGTCTCAGCGGTAAAAACGTACAGAAAGGCGTGGGCGTTGAGGTCGGCCAGCTGGAAACAGCCATTGATCTGCGCATCATCGTCCTGTACGAGACACCGATTCATGAAGTTTCCCGCATGCTTCAGCAGAATGTGAGAGAAGCGGTAGAGACCATGACGGGATTACGAGTTGTCGAAGTTAATGTGAAGGTAGAAGGTGTATCTTTCAAAGGCGACGACGTATAA
- the cax gene encoding calcium/proton exchanger: MRNRISSILLIVTFALSAIAHYMKWDSILQFVISAISVIFVAGFLGKATENVAHYAGQRLGGFLNATFGNAAELIIAIFLVKEGLFDMVKASLTGSIIGNLLLVLGLSIFAGGLKFKIQNYNVSLAGLNGSLMIVAIIALFIPAVFLNTHSITQQDTNTLSLIVAGLLIVAYIAWLLFSMVTHKKYLADVTVDEDEELPHEHAPEWSKKKAILYLVLATVMVAFVSEWLVGTLEVFTERFGLSELFVGAFLVAIIGNAAEHSAAIMLAMKNKIGAAVEIAVGSSLQIALFVAPVLIFVSYFTGRTMDIVFTTIELVAIGVSVFIAKSITQDGSTNWYEGLLLLVVYIILGVSFFLV; this comes from the coding sequence GTGAGAAACCGGATTTCATCCATTCTGCTGATTGTTACTTTTGCACTCAGCGCGATTGCCCACTACATGAAATGGGATTCGATTCTACAGTTTGTGATTTCAGCCATTTCGGTTATTTTTGTCGCTGGTTTTTTAGGCAAAGCTACTGAAAATGTTGCCCACTATGCCGGACAGCGGCTGGGTGGGTTTTTGAATGCTACCTTCGGCAATGCTGCCGAGCTGATTATTGCGATCTTCCTCGTTAAAGAAGGACTGTTCGACATGGTCAAAGCCAGTCTGACGGGCTCCATTATCGGAAACCTGTTACTTGTTCTAGGACTGAGCATTTTCGCAGGTGGACTCAAGTTCAAAATCCAGAATTACAATGTTTCGCTTGCAGGCCTAAACGGCTCCTTGATGATTGTAGCTATCATCGCTTTATTCATTCCCGCCGTGTTCCTTAACACCCATTCTATCACTCAACAAGACACAAATACACTCAGTCTTATTGTTGCGGGACTGTTGATTGTGGCCTACATTGCTTGGTTGCTGTTCTCTATGGTCACACATAAGAAGTATCTTGCCGATGTCACGGTAGACGAGGATGAAGAACTTCCACATGAACATGCACCTGAATGGTCGAAGAAAAAAGCAATCCTGTATCTCGTATTGGCAACGGTTATGGTGGCCTTTGTCAGTGAGTGGCTAGTTGGCACGCTTGAAGTATTTACAGAGCGATTCGGACTGAGTGAGCTATTTGTCGGTGCGTTCCTTGTTGCTATCATTGGTAATGCAGCGGAACACAGTGCAGCCATTATGTTAGCGATGAAAAATAAAATCGGTGCCGCAGTAGAGATTGCGGTCGGCAGTAGCTTGCAAATTGCATTATTTGTTGCACCTGTGCTGATTTTTGTCAGCTACTTCACAGGCAGAACAATGGATATTGTATTTACCACCATTGAACTTGTCGCGATCGGTGTATCCGTGTTTATTGCCAAGTCGATCACGCAGGATGGTTCAACGAACTGGTATGAAGGCTTGCTGTTACTTGTGGTCTATATCATCCTTGGGGTGTCATTCTTTCTGGTATAA
- a CDS encoding YlaN family protein: MTSSDLQDQLNLKAISLLQEDADKIQKLIEVQMENLATRYCPLYEEVLDTQMYGFSKEVDFAVRAGLLPEGAGKQMVSALERNLAILYEALNKKNEQ, from the coding sequence ATGACTTCATCTGATCTGCAGGACCAGCTGAATTTGAAAGCGATCAGTCTTCTTCAAGAAGATGCAGATAAAATACAGAAGCTTATTGAAGTACAGATGGAGAATCTGGCTACCCGCTACTGCCCTCTCTATGAGGAAGTATTGGATACACAGATGTATGGGTTCTCCAAAGAAGTTGATTTTGCTGTTCGTGCAGGTCTCCTTCCAGAAGGTGCTGGTAAGCAGATGGTTAGCGCGCTTGAGCGGAATCTGGCGATTCTATATGAAGCCTTGAACAAAAAGAATGAGCAATAG
- a CDS encoding HPr family phosphocarrier protein, translating into MSSNNAAVVEIAQTAGKFTSSIVLHSDNKYIDVKSILGLFTTLISTHSYELHVHGPDADEAKAAMSDVFAKHGLNVKIASE; encoded by the coding sequence ATGTCGAGTAATAACGCGGCTGTAGTGGAAATTGCTCAAACAGCAGGCAAGTTTACTTCTTCAATCGTGCTTCATTCAGACAACAAGTATATCGATGTGAAAAGTATCTTGGGATTGTTTACAACACTGATCAGCACTCATAGCTATGAATTGCATGTTCATGGTCCAGATGCCGATGAGGCCAAAGCAGCCATGTCTGATGTGTTTGCTAAGCATGGACTGAATGTAAAGATCGCATCGGAGTAA
- a CDS encoding aminopeptidase, with amino-acid sequence MKDPRIQKLAANLVGYSVDVQPGENVLVEMIGSERDLINAVVEEVGKKGGNVFVQLTDRTVQRAMLKNATEEMMKTWAEIDLNRMKQMDCYIGIRAGENVNDLSDVPEEKMKMYNSLYSHPVHSEQRVKHTKWVVLRYPNASMAQLANTSTEAFEDFYFDVCNLDYAKMDKAQDALANLMNRTDKVRITGPGTDLSFSIKDIGAVKCSGQKNIPDGEVYSAPVRDSVNGTISYNAATLYNGVTFENIKFTFKDGKIVEATSNDTERLNDILDSDDGARHIGEFAIGFNPYILHPMKDILFDEKIAGSLHFTPGQAYEETDNGNRSSIHWDLVLIQRPDYGGGEIYFDDVLIRKDGIFVIPELECLNPDRLK; translated from the coding sequence ATGAAAGATCCAAGAATTCAGAAGCTTGCCGCTAACTTGGTCGGTTACTCTGTAGATGTACAACCAGGCGAGAACGTTCTGGTCGAAATGATCGGAAGCGAGCGTGACTTAATCAACGCTGTGGTTGAGGAAGTAGGGAAAAAGGGCGGTAACGTATTTGTGCAGTTGACTGACCGAACGGTACAACGTGCAATGCTCAAGAATGCAACGGAAGAAATGATGAAAACATGGGCAGAAATTGATCTGAACCGGATGAAACAAATGGATTGTTACATCGGGATTCGTGCGGGCGAGAACGTCAACGATCTGTCCGATGTACCTGAAGAGAAGATGAAAATGTATAATTCATTATATTCTCATCCTGTACATAGCGAGCAGCGTGTGAAGCATACCAAATGGGTTGTATTGCGTTACCCGAATGCAAGTATGGCACAACTCGCGAATACGAGTACAGAGGCATTTGAAGACTTCTACTTTGATGTATGTAACCTTGATTATGCCAAAATGGATAAAGCGCAAGATGCATTGGCTAACCTAATGAACCGTACGGATAAAGTTCGGATTACAGGCCCTGGAACAGACCTCAGCTTCTCCATCAAGGATATCGGTGCTGTGAAGTGCTCTGGTCAAAAAAATATTCCAGACGGGGAAGTGTATAGTGCTCCTGTACGGGATTCCGTTAATGGAACGATCAGCTATAACGCGGCAACACTGTATAATGGTGTTACGTTTGAGAATATTAAGTTCACGTTCAAAGACGGCAAAATTGTTGAGGCGACAAGCAATGATACAGAGCGCCTGAATGATATTTTGGATTCGGATGATGGTGCACGTCATATTGGTGAATTCGCCATTGGATTCAATCCGTACATTCTTCACCCCATGAAAGATATCTTGTTTGATGAAAAAATTGCGGGTAGCTTGCATTTCACACCAGGGCAGGCATATGAAGAAACAGATAATGGAAACCGCTCATCCATTCACTGGGATCTGGTATTGATTCAACGTCCAGATTACGGCGGTGGAGAGATTTATTTTGACGATGTACTGATCCGGAAAGACGGTATTTTCGTTATTCCTGAGCTGGAATGCCTGAATCCAGACCGTTTGAAGTAG